A window of Candidatus Saccharibacteria bacterium contains these coding sequences:
- the rpsL gene encoding 30S ribosomal protein S12 has product MPTINQLVRKPRKTAGKKSKSPALGRIYNALKVKYYDRNAPLKRGVCVRVTTKTPKKPNSALRKVARVRLMNGHEVWAYIGGEGHNLQEHAVVIIRGGRVPDLPGVRYHVVRGALDLQGVKDRKNARSKYGAKKEGKK; this is encoded by the coding sequence ATGCCTACTATCAACCAGTTAGTGCGCAAGCCCCGCAAGACTGCCGGCAAGAAGAGCAAGTCTCCGGCACTGGGCCGCATCTACAACGCCCTTAAGGTCAAATACTACGACCGCAACGCCCCGCTGAAGCGTGGTGTCTGTGTCCGCGTGACCACCAAGACCCCAAAGAAGCCGAACTCGGCTCTGCGTAAGGTCGCCCGCGTCCGCCTGATGAACGGCCACGAAGTCTGGGCCTACATCGGGGGCGAAGGCCACAACCTACAGGAGCACGCCGTCGTCATCATCCGTGGCGGCCGTGTACCAGACCTTCCTGGTGTCCGTTACCACGTCGTCCGCGGCGCACTGGACCTCCAGGGTGTCAAAGACCGCAAGAACGCCCGCAGCAAGTACGGCGCTAAGAAGGAGGGCAAGAAGTAA
- the rpsG gene encoding 30S ribosomal protein S7, whose translation MPRKKTKSLQRKLNGDRIYNSAQVQRLINKSMLDGKKQLAERQVYEALEIAAKKLKLENPLELFEAAMKNITPNVEVKSRRVGGANYQIPFPISGHRAQHYAFMWLVQAARAKKGMPYNQRLAAELADAYNQAGAAFKKKEDTHKMAEANRAFAHFARG comes from the coding sequence ATGCCTCGCAAGAAAACCAAGTCATTGCAGCGCAAGCTGAACGGCGACCGTATCTACAACTCGGCCCAGGTTCAGCGCCTCATTAACAAGAGCATGCTCGACGGCAAGAAGCAGCTGGCCGAGCGCCAGGTCTACGAAGCCCTGGAAATCGCTGCCAAGAAGCTGAAGCTGGAGAACCCGCTTGAGCTGTTTGAGGCCGCCATGAAGAACATCACCCCCAACGTCGAGGTCAAGAGCCGCCGCGTCGGTGGCGCCAACTACCAGATCCCCTTCCCAATCAGCGGCCACCGCGCCCAGCACTACGCCTTCATGTGGCTGGTGCAGGCCGCCCGTGCCAAGAAGGGCATGCCGTACAACCAGCGCCTGGCTGCCGAGCTGGCAGACGCCTACAACCAGGCCGGTGCCGCCTTCAAGAAGAAGGAAGACACCCACAAGATGGCCGAGGCCAACCGCGCCTTTGCCCACTTTGCCCGCGGGTAA